GTCCTATTTTCCTCCTTTATAAACTAGGTCCAAACAAGGGTGATgtcatactcctttaatccccgtacttggaggcagaggcaagttgatctctgaaagttcaaggccagcccaatctacatagtgagaccttgtctccaaaataaataataaaagtaagacAAAATTGGCCCCCAAATAAATCCTGTCCCTCCTGAGCTACTAAAATAACAGACAAAATAATTGTTTCAACTCAGCCTTGGGTCTAGACCCCAGATGTAGGAAGGCCCATTGTTAGTGGGAACAAAGGGTCTGAGAGGCGGGAGCCCAGTCTACAGAAAACCTGGCAGGAGTTGGGAGGAGGAACCAGTGCAAAGCCCTCTACCCAGAAGGCTTTCACACCTTTTGCCTTGACCCAGACTGGGGGTCAGACTGTAGGGGCTAGTAGGACAGACCCAAATCCTATCCATCAGGTTTTCCATATGGAAACTATAGCCCCTAACCAGGTTTAGTAGTATAAGCCTGTAGTCTTAgatactctggaggcagagtcagggggataATAAGTTAGAACTGAGCCTAGAAACTTAACAAGTCCCtacctcaaaatgaaaaaaaaagtccaaaaagggtgagacatagctcagtggtagagtgcttgcctagcatatttgaggctctggattcaatccccaacaTGGTCAAAATTGATAAAGTATGGAGCCCTTGGTTGGAGATGTAGTTCATCAATAAAGTGTTTGTCAACATGCATAAAGCCCTGCGTTTGATCCCCAACTCCCCtcttctctcatacacacacacacacacacacacacacacacacacactgccagccCAGCCACCTAGTTAAGTGATTTCCCATATTGACTACCACATCCTTCTTCTACCCACAGTGGTGACCGGGGGACCCTTGGAAGGGCCCTATCGTCTCAAGCAGCTCCACTTCCACTGGGGCAAGAAGCATGATGTGGGTTCAGAGCACACAGTGGACGGCAAGTCCTTCCCCAGCGAGGTGAGGTCTTTTTTGCTGCATCCCTCTGCTGCCTGGGGAAGGAAGGTGTATGGGACCGGGTGGGACTCAAGGATGCCTGGGGAAAGGGCTCTGGAGAACCTGTGGAAATGCATCCAGGGCCTTTGGGAAAGACCCTCTCCCCATCTGCATGCTGTCCACACTCCTGAACACATCCTGGAGTTTTAGGAAGGACCTAGAGACCTAGAGTGGAATGGATGCTCCCTATTTGTTGTTCTCTAGGGGCTCCCTAGGATCCCAAGATCCCTGCCTCTTCCAGAGGGAGCATGGGGAGACAGATTTCATGCCCCTCGCTGCTTCTGGAGGCACTCAGCCCTGGCCTTGCTTAGCTTCTTTTTGCCTCTCCAGCTACATCTGGTCCACTGGAATGCCAAGAAGTACAGCACTTTTGGAGAGGCGGCTGCAGCCCCTGATGGCCTGGCTGTGGTCGGTGTCTTCCTGGAGGTGGGTGGTGGACCCTTGGGGCGAAGAAGAGTGTGGGAGGTGCATGTGCACCTTAGTTTTAGAATGAAGGGATTGGGGGCTCACACCATCTTCTTCCTGACAGACAGGAGATGAGCACCCCAGCATGAACCGCCTGACAGATGCACTCTACATGGTTCGGTTTAAGGTGAGACCAGGGGTTCCTTTCTAGAGAGGCCAGCTGGGGAGAGAGCATGGGGGAGACTGGCTCATGGAGTGGCCCACTTCACTTTTGCATTCTGGCAGCACCTCTGGCTGAGACCCAGGATGAGGGTCTTCTTCATCACCCACGGGTGCCTAACATACAACTTGGTAGGGTATGTATAAAGTACTGATTGTACGGATAGTGGTCTGCTACCTGGCCCCAGCGATGGCATCCAAACGATGACTAGAGAGcccccaaagccacagcttttACATGTAAGCAAACGAGAGGGCCTGGCCCTGGCTGGGAGGTGGCACTTGGGGTCACGGATATTTGCTCATAATTTGCATCATCATATCAAGGAGAGGCCCAAATCCTGCAGACAGCAATAAGCAAGGAAGTGGCTGGGCTGATCTTGGTAGGAGCTGTGTTCTAATTCCTGGGTTCCCATCCTGCCCAGGATACCAAGGCCCAGTTCAACTACTTCAACCCCAAGTGCCTCCTGCCCACCAGCCGGCACTACTGGACCTATCCTGGCTCCCTGACCACACCCCCGCTCAGCGAGAGTGTTACTTGGATTGTGCTCCGGGAGCCCATCAGAATCTCTGAGAAGCAGGTGAGTCCTCCCAGAGTTCCAGGAGTAGGAGCATTCAGATCTCAGCCATGGTAGGTAACTCCCAACCAGCAAGatgtggtctgggccctcccatg
Above is a window of Microtus pennsylvanicus isolate mMicPen1 chromosome 6, mMicPen1.hap1, whole genome shotgun sequence DNA encoding:
- the Ca7 gene encoding carbonic anhydrase 7 isoform X1, which produces MTGHHCWGYGQDDGPSNWHKLYPIAQGDRQSPINIVSSQAVYSPSLQPLELFYEACMSLSITNNGHSVQVDFNDSDDRTVVTGGPLEGPYRLKQLHFHWGKKHDVGSEHTVDGKSFPSELHLVHWNAKKYSTFGEAAAAPDGLAVVGVFLETGDEHPSMNRLTDALYMVRFKDTKAQFNYFNPKCLLPTSRHYWTYPGSLTTPPLSESVTWIVLREPIRISEKQMEKFRSLLFTSEDDDRIHMVNNFRPPQPLKGRVVRASFQA
- the Ca7 gene encoding carbonic anhydrase 7 isoform X2 produces the protein MSLSITNNGHSVQVDFNDSDDRTVVTGGPLEGPYRLKQLHFHWGKKHDVGSEHTVDGKSFPSELHLVHWNAKKYSTFGEAAAAPDGLAVVGVFLETGDEHPSMNRLTDALYMVRFKDTKAQFNYFNPKCLLPTSRHYWTYPGSLTTPPLSESVTWIVLREPIRISEKQMEKFRSLLFTSEDDDRIHMVNNFRPPQPLKGRVVRASFQA